The following proteins come from a genomic window of Corynebacterium hansenii:
- a CDS encoding lycopene cyclase family protein yields the protein MSSRIRAVVLGLGPAGRVAAHRAAARGWEVIALDPAGGSMPSTVGAWAPQLPAWLPGNAVASRFRPTVITSDGRRRLLDDDYVVLDTAVLAGLGGFAVREDPGMGAVTVRFSFRAEEEEAAEEGVGGDDEVCAGLLDRTRDRLAAALARGRGLLRPDPAEGPGASVIHEFFDVDGDGFPADFVDPNGPGGDFEAWTAPDVVVDAIGVTPYAAVLDARQIARGQIFREEDVPAEHRVPVLMDFRAPEGADAESTTLPATFSYRLPLCDGTWLIEETILAGRASSDPDDPRRAELHDHVRRRQASRLADLGIDPAAAIGEETVDFPLGPWRLPDNRPRVALANRLKLIPLGRGDRFLDLSFLTRPFGGDGIPGYGHFGAMGGWMHPATGYSVGSVLADVDRFLDRLETRSDGSPPGGWPLAWLRRRGLHVLLGFDPHQTREFFDAFFTLPDSAIREFLTGTSAPKTMAVMFRLALPLARKNPATLVKLLAVFADGKPVAPH from the coding sequence ATGAGTTCGCGCATCCGCGCCGTCGTTCTCGGCCTCGGCCCCGCCGGCCGCGTCGCCGCGCACCGTGCCGCCGCCCGCGGCTGGGAGGTCATCGCCCTCGATCCGGCGGGCGGCTCCATGCCGTCGACGGTCGGTGCCTGGGCCCCGCAGCTGCCCGCCTGGTTGCCGGGGAACGCCGTCGCGTCGCGCTTCCGGCCCACGGTGATCACCTCCGACGGTCGGCGGAGGCTGCTTGACGACGACTACGTGGTCCTGGACACGGCCGTGCTCGCGGGGCTCGGCGGTTTCGCCGTCCGGGAGGATCCGGGCATGGGAGCCGTGACGGTCCGGTTTTCGTTCCGGGCAGAGGAAGAAGAAGCAGCGGAAGAAGGAGTCGGCGGAGACGACGAAGTTTGCGCCGGGCTGCTCGACCGAACGCGCGACCGGCTGGCCGCGGCCCTGGCGCGGGGCCGCGGGCTGCTGCGTCCGGATCCGGCGGAGGGGCCGGGCGCGTCGGTGATCCACGAGTTCTTCGACGTCGACGGTGACGGGTTCCCCGCGGATTTCGTCGATCCCAACGGCCCCGGCGGCGACTTCGAGGCGTGGACGGCCCCCGACGTGGTCGTCGACGCCATCGGAGTGACTCCATACGCGGCCGTTTTGGACGCCCGGCAGATCGCCCGCGGGCAGATCTTCCGCGAAGAAGACGTCCCGGCGGAGCACCGCGTACCGGTGCTGATGGACTTCCGGGCGCCCGAGGGCGCCGACGCCGAATCGACCACCTTGCCCGCCACGTTTTCGTACCGGCTGCCGCTGTGCGACGGAACCTGGCTCATCGAGGAGACGATCCTCGCCGGTCGCGCATCCTCCGACCCCGACGACCCGCGCCGCGCCGAACTCCACGATCACGTGCGCCGCCGCCAGGCGTCGCGTTTGGCCGATCTGGGCATCGACCCGGCTGCCGCGATCGGCGAGGAAACCGTCGACTTCCCGCTGGGCCCCTGGCGCCTGCCCGACAACCGGCCCCGCGTCGCGCTGGCCAATCGGCTCAAGCTCATCCCCTTGGGCCGCGGCGACCGGTTCCTCGACCTCAGCTTCCTGACGCGCCCATTCGGGGGCGACGGCATCCCCGGCTACGGGCATTTCGGCGCGATGGGCGGATGGATGCACCCCGCGACCGGCTACTCCGTGGGCTCGGTCCTCGCCGACGTCGACCGTTTCCTCGACCGCCTCGAAACCCGCTCCGACGGCTCCCCGCCCGGCGGGTGGCCCCTCGCGTGGCTGCGCCGGCGCGGCCTCCATGTGCTCCTCGGCTTCGACCCGCACCAGACCCGCGAGTTCTTCGACGCCTTCTTCACCTTGCCCGACTCCGCCATCCGTGAATTCCTCACCGGCACCTCCGCGCCGAAGACCATGGCGGTGATGTTCCGGCTGGCCCTCCCCCTCGCCCGGAAAAACCCCGCCACGCTGGTCAAACTCCTCGCCGTCTTCGCCGACGGGAAACCCGTCGCGCCGCACTGA
- the sufU gene encoding Fe-S cluster assembly sulfur transfer protein SufU, producing the protein MKLESMYQEVILDHYKHPQHSGLRDPFDAEVHHVNPSCGDELTLRVRLSDDGTTVEDVSYDAVGCSISQASTSVMAEEIVGRPVEEAMAKLAEFERMITSRGKEEGDEDLIGDGVAFSGVAKYPARVKCALLGWKAFQAATADALSGEGEADAPATGTDAGAAEADGAGPDTTGDKEVNR; encoded by the coding sequence GTGAAGCTGGAGTCGATGTACCAGGAAGTGATCCTGGACCACTACAAGCACCCCCAGCACAGCGGGCTGCGCGACCCCTTCGACGCGGAAGTCCACCACGTCAACCCGTCGTGCGGCGATGAACTGACCCTGCGCGTCCGGCTTTCCGACGACGGCACCACCGTCGAGGACGTGTCCTACGACGCCGTGGGCTGCTCGATCTCGCAGGCGTCGACGTCCGTCATGGCCGAGGAAATCGTCGGCCGGCCCGTCGAGGAGGCCATGGCCAAGCTCGCCGAGTTCGAGCGCATGATCACCTCGCGCGGCAAGGAAGAGGGCGACGAGGACCTCATCGGGGACGGCGTCGCGTTTTCGGGCGTGGCCAAGTACCCCGCTCGCGTGAAATGCGCCCTGCTGGGGTGGAAGGCGTTCCAGGCGGCCACAGCCGACGCGCTGTCCGGCGAGGGCGAGGCAGACGCGCCGGCGACCGGAACCGACGCGGGCGCAGCCGAAGCCGATGGCGCCGGCCCCGACACCACCGGAGACAAGGAAGTGAACCGATGA
- a CDS encoding metal-sulfur cluster assembly factor produces the protein MTEPNTPDTAAPETGAAPQPEDQANPGLDGSTYEVPPRPEQTPEQEKLAAEVEDRMYDVVDPELGVNVVDLGLVYDIWIEGASTAVINMTLTSPACPLTDMLYDQSETLVLDHPQITEMQLNWVWSPPWGPHMITEDGREQMRALGFSV, from the coding sequence ATGACCGAGCCGAACACCCCCGACACGGCGGCGCCGGAGACCGGCGCGGCCCCCCAGCCCGAGGACCAGGCGAACCCGGGCCTCGACGGCAGCACCTACGAAGTGCCGCCGCGCCCCGAGCAGACGCCCGAGCAGGAGAAGCTCGCCGCCGAGGTCGAGGACCGCATGTACGACGTCGTCGACCCCGAGCTCGGCGTCAACGTCGTGGATCTGGGTCTCGTGTACGACATCTGGATCGAGGGCGCGTCGACGGCCGTCATCAACATGACGCTGACGTCGCCCGCGTGCCCGCTGACCGACATGCTCTACGACCAGTCGGAGACGCTGGTGCTCGACCACCCCCAGATCACCGAGATGCAGCTCAACTGGGTCTGGTCGCCGCCGTGGGGCCCGCACATGATCACCGAGGACGGCCGCGAGCAAATGCGCGCGCTGGGCTTCTCGGTGTAG
- a CDS encoding response regulator yields MGRITRRIAAIDDHELSLRGLAAIVNGADDIELVGIYPTVPQLLESTAGSERLDLVVLDLRLGDDSRPEDNVRALDAVTDNVIILSSLESPYLVRRALKAGVLGMVQKSESPATILDAIREAASGRGVPTTEWAAVIDSDPHLDAVELSDRQREVLELYASGEPAKRVARLTGLAQDTVNDYLGRIRLKYAAAGRPAPTKTDLFRRAQEDGLLPGPSDPA; encoded by the coding sequence ATGGGCCGCATAACCCGGAGAATCGCCGCGATCGACGACCACGAGCTGTCGTTGCGCGGCCTGGCGGCGATCGTGAACGGCGCCGACGACATCGAATTGGTGGGCATCTACCCCACCGTGCCGCAGCTGCTCGAATCGACCGCCGGTTCCGAGCGCCTCGATCTGGTCGTGCTCGATCTGCGCCTGGGCGATGACTCGCGGCCGGAGGACAACGTCCGCGCCCTCGACGCCGTCACGGACAACGTGATCATCCTCTCGTCGCTGGAAAGCCCGTACCTGGTGCGGCGCGCCCTCAAAGCTGGGGTGCTGGGCATGGTGCAGAAGTCCGAGTCCCCCGCGACCATCCTCGACGCGATCCGCGAAGCCGCCTCGGGCCGCGGAGTACCCACCACCGAATGGGCGGCGGTCATCGATTCGGACCCCCATCTCGATGCCGTGGAACTGTCCGATCGCCAGCGTGAGGTGCTGGAGCTCTACGCTTCCGGCGAACCGGCGAAGCGGGTGGCGCGCCTGACGGGCTTGGCCCAGGACACGGTCAACGACTATCTGGGCCGCATCCGGCTCAAGTACGCGGCCGCGGGCCGGCCGGCCCCGACGAAGACGGACCTGTTCCGGCGGGCCCAGGAAGACGGTCTGCTGCCGGGCCCGAGCGATCCCGCATAG
- a CDS encoding ATP-binding protein — protein sequence MRSRRSDSTLETGMLRAATLAMACAWPLWQLERVLFNYPGTEWLRHWFPTVTVLVFAVPNLLMFVAWLIGRRDTMILANRIAGLSVPMAMLLVMIGIAQGDAGSQSAIWFTGFVGVPAVAFALTVPLQVGIPWFVFTVGGVTLANAVLQGRSQWDELAGDVGFALINTFAFIVFAAAAMRVSRVTDAFEARASGDHARAARMRARNKEMTRFTAHVHDHVLSELAAIAAGMKPSGTADLRFGSGLKGNGAIDVDEFIAMIAECVHRETPDCEVIVEKRGPTGAVDYPEQLIANLLPSLAEVARNSGEHAGPDALRRCELEVGGSELRVTYSDDGPGFCLDDVDDTRAGLRISVLGRMASVEGGSAVVRSAPGEGTEVTLHWAGDNPSAPQAPLPAGADDEPITSILGMDIVYSWQFGSGIVAVMALINFSGGNFLGWAELSSLALVAVGVALLMPGKGPRLPRARTAGLVVVAAILAGVGQWQEVVQTVWNWDRFIFLDMVALLASLVAIRGRPGGAGLMILSAATVVEVLRRTGASPAPDLTFLTVFLFSILVAAAALVNIGVRYFLRRLPEARADQMDAAAAAAAAREQKERRRENLAWLEHEIRPVIDAARVLDPATDRLRLRARLTELGLRDVLRSPLLDVPALRAAIWDARSRGVEVRLLDDRTSSRVNGEDGAVSFGEATSPEDSASAEDAASPESADDVDAPRAVVANLGQMIGALDRSEAGESVTIRLSPPHRDVFATISDASGVVRLAADGTRL from the coding sequence ATGAGGTCGCGCAGATCCGACTCCACCCTCGAGACGGGGATGCTCAGGGCGGCGACGCTGGCGATGGCGTGCGCCTGGCCGCTGTGGCAACTGGAGCGGGTCCTGTTCAACTACCCGGGCACGGAGTGGCTGCGCCACTGGTTCCCCACCGTCACCGTGCTGGTCTTCGCGGTCCCGAACCTGCTGATGTTCGTCGCGTGGCTGATCGGCCGGCGCGACACGATGATCCTGGCCAACCGCATCGCCGGCCTGTCGGTGCCCATGGCCATGCTCCTGGTCATGATCGGCATCGCACAGGGCGACGCCGGTTCGCAGTCGGCGATATGGTTCACCGGTTTCGTCGGGGTGCCCGCCGTCGCCTTCGCCCTGACCGTGCCGCTGCAGGTGGGCATCCCGTGGTTCGTCTTCACCGTCGGCGGCGTCACGCTTGCCAACGCCGTGCTCCAGGGGCGTTCGCAGTGGGATGAGCTGGCGGGAGACGTCGGATTCGCGCTGATCAACACGTTCGCGTTCATCGTGTTCGCCGCGGCGGCGATGCGCGTATCCCGAGTCACCGACGCGTTCGAGGCCAGGGCCAGCGGGGACCATGCACGTGCTGCCCGGATGCGGGCCCGGAACAAGGAAATGACCCGGTTCACCGCCCACGTGCACGACCACGTCCTCTCCGAGTTGGCCGCGATCGCCGCGGGCATGAAGCCGTCGGGGACGGCCGACCTGCGGTTCGGGAGCGGCCTGAAGGGCAACGGCGCCATCGACGTCGACGAGTTCATCGCGATGATCGCGGAGTGCGTCCACCGGGAGACCCCGGACTGCGAGGTGATCGTGGAAAAGCGCGGCCCGACCGGCGCCGTCGACTACCCGGAGCAACTCATCGCGAACCTCCTGCCGTCCCTGGCGGAGGTGGCCCGGAATTCCGGCGAACACGCGGGCCCCGATGCGCTGCGCAGGTGCGAGCTGGAGGTCGGCGGGTCGGAACTGCGGGTGACCTATTCCGACGATGGCCCGGGGTTTTGCCTCGACGACGTCGACGACACCCGCGCCGGGCTGCGCATTTCGGTGTTGGGCCGGATGGCGTCGGTGGAAGGCGGATCGGCGGTGGTCCGCTCGGCGCCGGGCGAAGGCACCGAGGTGACCCTGCATTGGGCCGGCGACAACCCGTCCGCACCCCAGGCGCCGCTGCCCGCGGGTGCCGACGACGAACCCATCACGTCCATTCTCGGGATGGACATCGTCTACTCGTGGCAATTCGGCTCCGGCATCGTCGCGGTGATGGCGCTGATAAATTTCTCCGGCGGGAATTTCCTGGGTTGGGCGGAGCTGTCGTCCCTGGCTCTGGTGGCGGTGGGCGTGGCGCTCCTCATGCCCGGCAAAGGGCCGCGCTTGCCCCGCGCCCGGACGGCGGGGTTGGTCGTGGTCGCGGCCATCCTGGCGGGAGTCGGCCAATGGCAGGAGGTCGTCCAAACGGTGTGGAACTGGGACCGCTTCATCTTCCTCGACATGGTCGCGCTGCTGGCGTCCCTGGTCGCCATCCGGGGCAGGCCCGGTGGGGCGGGATTGATGATCCTGTCGGCCGCCACCGTCGTGGAGGTGCTCCGCCGGACCGGTGCGTCACCGGCGCCCGACCTGACGTTCCTCACGGTTTTCCTCTTTTCCATCCTCGTGGCGGCCGCCGCGTTGGTGAACATCGGCGTGCGCTACTTCCTCCGACGGCTGCCGGAGGCGCGGGCCGACCAGATGGACGCCGCCGCCGCGGCCGCCGCGGCCCGGGAGCAAAAGGAACGCAGGCGCGAGAATCTGGCCTGGCTGGAGCACGAGATACGGCCGGTCATCGACGCCGCCCGCGTCCTCGATCCCGCCACGGACCGGCTGCGCCTGCGGGCGCGCCTGACCGAGCTGGGTCTGCGTGACGTCCTGCGCTCCCCGCTTCTCGACGTCCCGGCCCTGCGCGCGGCCATCTGGGACGCCCGTTCACGGGGCGTGGAAGTCCGCCTGCTCGACGACCGGACCAGCTCGCGCGTCAACGGCGAAGACGGCGCCGTCTCCTTCGGGGAGGCCACGTCGCCCGAAGACTCCGCGTCCGCGGAAGATGCCGCATCCCCGGAGAGCGCGGACGACGTCGACGCCCCGCGGGCCGTGGTGGCGAACCTGGGCCAAATGATCGGCGCACTGGATCGGTCGGAGGCCGGAGAATCCGTGACCATCCGGCTGTCCCCGCCGCACCGGGACGTCTTCGCCACCATCTCGGACGCTTCGGGCGTCGTGCGGCTCGCCGCCGACGGCACCCGTCTCTGA
- a CDS encoding response regulator transcription factor, which translates to MTTVLDADDPVIRRLPSLTARETQVLDAWLNSTSKAEAAEKLLLTENTVRTHIRRIRAKYGSLGYDVSTKVQLLERVILDGLL; encoded by the coding sequence ATGACGACCGTCCTCGACGCCGATGACCCGGTGATTCGCCGCCTGCCTTCCCTCACCGCGCGTGAGACGCAGGTCCTCGATGCGTGGCTCAACTCGACGAGCAAGGCCGAGGCGGCCGAAAAACTGCTGCTCACCGAGAACACGGTGCGCACGCACATCCGGCGGATCCGCGCCAAGTACGGCAGCCTGGGCTACGACGTCTCCACGAAGGTCCAGCTGCTCGAGCGCGTGATCCTGGACGGGCTGCTGTAG
- a CDS encoding ABC-F family ATP-binding cassette domain-containing protein, giving the protein MIVTHDLEVRVGARTLLDAPGEMLRVQPGDRIGLVGRNGAGKTTTMRILAGEGEPYGGSVTRSGDIGYLPQDSREGNIEQTARDRVLSARGLDSIRRNMERQQEIMETTGNDGKRDAAIRKYSRLEERYHDLGGYEADAEAARICDALGLEERVLDQQLKTLSGGQRRRVELAQILFAASAGGGKSATTLLLDEPTNHLDADSITWLRGFLSKHEGGLIMISHDVELLGDVCNKVWFLDAVRAEADVYNMGWSKYLDARATDEARRRRERANAEKKASQLRKQADKLGAKATKARAAKQMVARAERMMGDLDEVRVADKVAHISFPEPAACGKTPMNAKGLTKMYGSLEVFAGVDLAIDRGSRVVVLGFNGAGKTTLLKLLAGVERTDGEGGIVTGHGLKVGYFAQEHDTIDPAKSVWQNTVDACPDVDEQELRGLLGAFMFSGEQLDQPAGTLSGGEKTRLALAALVSSRANVLLLDEPTNNLDPQSREQVLDALRTYTGAVVLVTHDPGAVEALEPERVIVLPDGTEDLWNDDYMEIVELA; this is encoded by the coding sequence GTGATCGTGACCCATGACCTCGAAGTCCGCGTCGGAGCCCGCACCCTTCTGGATGCCCCGGGCGAGATGTTGCGCGTCCAGCCGGGCGACCGCATCGGCCTCGTCGGGCGCAACGGGGCCGGCAAGACCACCACCATGCGCATCCTCGCCGGCGAGGGCGAGCCCTACGGCGGCAGCGTCACCCGCTCGGGCGACATCGGGTACCTGCCGCAGGACAGCCGCGAGGGCAACATCGAGCAGACCGCCCGCGACCGCGTGCTGTCCGCCCGCGGCCTGGACTCCATCCGCCGCAACATGGAGCGGCAGCAGGAGATCATGGAGACCACCGGCAACGACGGCAAGCGCGACGCCGCGATCCGGAAGTACTCGCGGCTGGAGGAGCGCTACCACGACCTCGGCGGCTACGAGGCCGACGCCGAGGCCGCCCGCATCTGCGACGCCCTGGGGCTGGAGGAGCGCGTGCTGGACCAGCAGCTCAAGACCCTTTCCGGCGGTCAGCGCCGCCGCGTCGAGCTGGCCCAGATCCTCTTCGCGGCGTCCGCCGGCGGCGGCAAGTCCGCGACGACGCTGCTTCTCGACGAGCCGACCAACCACCTCGACGCCGACTCCATCACCTGGCTGCGCGGGTTTCTGTCCAAGCACGAGGGCGGTCTGATCATGATCAGCCACGACGTCGAACTGCTCGGCGACGTGTGCAACAAGGTCTGGTTCCTCGACGCCGTGCGTGCCGAGGCGGACGTCTACAACATGGGCTGGTCGAAGTACCTCGACGCCCGCGCCACCGATGAGGCCCGCCGCCGCCGCGAGCGCGCGAACGCCGAGAAGAAGGCCTCCCAGCTGCGGAAGCAGGCCGACAAGCTCGGTGCGAAGGCCACCAAGGCCCGCGCCGCGAAGCAGATGGTCGCCCGCGCCGAGCGGATGATGGGGGACCTGGACGAGGTCCGCGTGGCGGACAAGGTCGCCCACATTTCCTTCCCGGAGCCCGCCGCGTGCGGCAAGACGCCCATGAACGCCAAGGGCCTGACCAAGATGTACGGCTCGCTGGAGGTCTTCGCGGGCGTCGACCTGGCCATCGACCGGGGGTCCCGCGTGGTCGTGCTCGGCTTCAACGGCGCCGGCAAGACGACGCTGCTCAAGCTGCTCGCGGGCGTGGAGCGCACCGACGGCGAGGGCGGCATCGTCACCGGCCACGGCCTGAAGGTCGGCTATTTCGCGCAGGAGCACGACACCATCGACCCGGCGAAGTCGGTGTGGCAGAACACCGTCGACGCCTGCCCGGACGTCGACGAGCAGGAGCTGCGCGGTCTGCTCGGCGCGTTCATGTTCTCCGGCGAGCAGCTGGACCAGCCCGCCGGCACGCTGTCGGGCGGCGAGAAGACGCGCCTGGCGCTGGCGGCGCTGGTGTCCTCCCGGGCCAACGTCCTGCTTCTCGACGAGCCGACCAACAACCTCGACCCCCAGTCGCGCGAGCAGGTGCTGGACGCGCTGCGGACCTACACCGGCGCCGTCGTCCTGGTCACCCACGATCCCGGGGCCGTGGAGGCGCTGGAGCCGGAGCGGGTCATCGTCCTGCCGGACGGCACCGAGGACCTGTGGAACGACGACTACATGGAGATCGTCGAACTGGCGTAG
- a CDS encoding amino acid permease: protein MTASLDAKGPLGTGGQLQRSLRARHLNMIAIGGAIGTGLFVASGATIADAGPGGALVAYALIGFMVWLVMQSLGEMAAYLPVAGSFQEYGTRYVSPSFGFALGWNYWFNWAITVAAELVAAALVMRYWFPDVPAIVWSAGFLLLLFLLNALSARAFGEGEFWFAAIKVITVIVFLIIGVAMIFGIMGGTAPGTKNWTTGDAPFVGGGMGILAVFIVAGYSFQGTELVGVAAGEAENPQKTIPRAIRTIFWRILLFYIGAIAVIGFLIPYTDPNLLNASATNIAVSPFTLVFDRAGIAIAAGLMNAVILTSVLSAGNSGLYASTRMLYSLSRMGQAPRFFGKLSNHDVPMRALVATASIGMFGFLTSIVGDGVAYTFLLTLSALAGFLTWIGISYSHYHFRKCLKAQGIPLSSLPYRAPFFPAGAVVALIMCFGVVLGQAYGPITTGEDIFAILAPYLGIPVFLALWFGHKRITGSKAVAPAEADLSRE from the coding sequence ATGACCGCATCCCTCGACGCCAAGGGCCCGCTGGGCACCGGCGGGCAGCTGCAGCGGAGCCTGCGCGCCAGACACCTGAACATGATCGCCATCGGCGGGGCCATCGGCACCGGCCTCTTCGTCGCCTCCGGCGCAACCATCGCCGACGCCGGGCCCGGCGGGGCGCTCGTCGCCTACGCGCTCATCGGGTTCATGGTGTGGCTGGTCATGCAGTCGCTCGGCGAAATGGCCGCCTACCTACCCGTCGCCGGATCCTTCCAGGAATACGGCACCCGCTACGTCTCCCCCAGCTTCGGCTTCGCCCTCGGCTGGAACTACTGGTTCAACTGGGCCATCACCGTCGCCGCCGAACTCGTCGCCGCCGCCCTGGTGATGCGCTACTGGTTCCCCGACGTGCCGGCCATCGTCTGGTCCGCCGGCTTCCTGCTGCTGCTGTTCCTGCTCAACGCCCTGTCGGCGAGGGCCTTCGGCGAAGGCGAATTCTGGTTCGCCGCCATCAAGGTCATCACCGTCATCGTCTTCCTCATCATCGGCGTGGCCATGATCTTCGGCATCATGGGCGGCACCGCCCCCGGCACGAAGAACTGGACCACCGGCGACGCGCCCTTCGTCGGCGGGGGCATGGGCATCCTCGCGGTGTTCATCGTCGCCGGCTACTCCTTCCAGGGCACCGAGCTCGTCGGCGTCGCGGCGGGCGAGGCCGAGAACCCCCAGAAGACCATCCCCCGGGCCATCCGCACCATCTTCTGGCGCATCCTGCTCTTCTACATCGGCGCGATCGCCGTCATCGGCTTCCTGATCCCCTACACCGACCCGAACCTGCTCAACGCCTCCGCGACGAACATCGCCGTGTCGCCGTTCACGCTCGTCTTCGACCGCGCCGGCATCGCCATCGCGGCGGGCCTGATGAACGCGGTCATCCTGACCTCGGTGCTGTCGGCCGGAAACTCGGGCCTCTACGCGTCGACCCGCATGCTCTACTCGCTGTCGCGCATGGGCCAGGCGCCGCGTTTCTTCGGCAAGCTGTCCAACCACGACGTGCCCATGCGGGCGCTCGTGGCCACCGCGTCGATCGGCATGTTCGGCTTCCTCACCTCGATCGTCGGCGACGGCGTCGCCTACACCTTCCTGCTGACGCTGTCCGCGCTCGCCGGCTTCCTGACGTGGATCGGCATCTCCTACAGCCACTACCACTTCCGCAAGTGCCTGAAGGCCCAGGGCATCCCGCTGTCGTCGCTGCCGTACCGGGCGCCGTTCTTCCCGGCCGGCGCCGTCGTCGCGCTGATCATGTGCTTCGGCGTCGTACTCGGCCAGGCGTACGGGCCGATCACCACCGGCGAGGACATCTTCGCCATCCTCGCGCCGTACCTGGGCATCCCGGTGTTCCTGGCGCTGTGGTTCGGGCACAAGCGCATCACGGGGTCGAAGGCCGTCGCGCCCGCGGAGGCGGACCTGTCGCGCGAGTGA